Proteins encoded within one genomic window of Pigmentiphaga sp. H8:
- the murB gene encoding UDP-N-acetylmuramate dehydrogenase translates to MAVAPDSGARTGLVPGACDLSSLNTLGLASSAPACVTLSSRDELPALACLARSDGAGLLVLGGGSNVVLPPRVRGLVARMALRGIRLLAQDDESRVVEAAAGEIWHDFVTYCVEQGWGGLENLALIPGTVGAAPVQNIGAYGVELRDRFAGLTAYDLQRDAWVEMDAAQCAFAYRDSVFKREPGRWVITAVRLRLPRQWTPVLDYPDLRRHESLAGSPTARDVFEAVCAIRRAKLPDPAVLGNAGSFFKNPVVPAAQYERLHARFPGLVAYPQEDGGYKLAAGWLIDQCGWKGRRMGPVGVHERQALVLVNHGGAQSGDVLALAQAVRHDVRERYGLELEIEPVVVPGIDS, encoded by the coding sequence TTGGCTGTCGCTCCTGATTCCGGCGCTCGCACGGGCCTCGTGCCCGGTGCCTGCGATCTTTCGTCTCTCAACACCCTGGGGCTGGCCAGTTCGGCGCCGGCCTGCGTCACGCTGAGCAGCCGCGACGAGCTGCCGGCGCTGGCCTGCCTGGCGCGTTCCGACGGTGCGGGGCTCCTGGTGCTGGGCGGCGGCAGCAACGTGGTCCTGCCGCCCCGGGTGCGCGGCCTGGTGGCGCGGATGGCGCTGCGCGGCATCCGGCTGTTGGCCCAGGACGACGAGTCCCGCGTGGTCGAAGCCGCGGCGGGCGAAATCTGGCACGACTTCGTTACCTATTGTGTCGAACAGGGCTGGGGCGGGCTGGAAAACCTCGCGCTCATTCCCGGTACCGTCGGCGCGGCGCCGGTGCAGAACATAGGTGCCTATGGTGTCGAACTGCGCGACCGCTTCGCCGGCCTGACGGCCTACGACCTGCAGCGCGACGCCTGGGTGGAGATGGACGCTGCGCAATGCGCCTTCGCCTACCGGGACAGCGTCTTCAAACGCGAACCCGGACGCTGGGTCATCACCGCCGTGCGGCTGCGCCTGCCCCGGCAATGGACGCCCGTGCTGGACTATCCCGATCTGCGGCGGCACGAGAGCCTGGCGGGCTCGCCCACGGCACGCGACGTATTCGAGGCGGTCTGCGCGATCCGGCGCGCCAAGCTGCCGGACCCGGCCGTGCTGGGCAATGCCGGCAGCTTCTTCAAGAATCCGGTGGTGCCGGCCGCGCAATACGAGCGGCTGCATGCCCGCTTTCCCGGCCTGGTGGCGTATCCGCAAGAGGACGGCGGCTACAAGCTGGCCGCCGGGTGGCTGATCGACCAATGCGGCTGGAAAGGGCGCCGCATGGGGCCGGTGGGGGTGCACGAGCGCCAGGCGCTGGTGCTGGTCAATCATGGCGGCGCGCAATCGGGCGACGTGCTGGCGCTGGCGCAGGCCGTGCGGCACGACGTGCGCGAACGCTACGGCCTGGAGCTGGAGATCGAGCCGGTCGTGGTGCCGGGCATCGATTCCTAG
- a CDS encoding YajQ family cyclic di-GMP-binding protein yields MPTFDVVCKPNLVELRNAVEQTNKEITTRFDFKGSDARVEQTDKELTAYADSDFQLNQVRDVLLNKMTKRSVDVRFLDHGKVEKMGGDKVKQVLTVRNGVPQDAAKKIVALIKNSKMKVQSSIQGDTVRVQGAKRDDLQSAIALLKKDVTDLPLGFENFRD; encoded by the coding sequence ATGCCTACATTCGATGTCGTCTGCAAACCCAATCTGGTCGAACTGCGCAATGCCGTCGAGCAGACCAACAAGGAAATCACCACCCGCTTCGACTTCAAGGGTTCGGATGCCCGCGTCGAACAGACCGACAAGGAACTCACGGCCTATGCCGACAGCGACTTCCAGTTGAACCAGGTGCGTGACGTGCTGCTGAACAAGATGACCAAACGCAGCGTGGACGTGCGATTCCTCGATCACGGCAAGGTCGAGAAGATGGGCGGCGACAAGGTCAAGCAGGTGCTGACGGTGCGCAACGGCGTGCCCCAGGACGCCGCCAAGAAGATCGTGGCCCTGATCAAGAACAGCAAGATGAAGGTCCAGTCCAGCATCCAGGGCGACACCGTGCGCGTGCAGGGCGCCAAGCGCGATGACCTGCAAAGCGCCATCGCGCTGCTGAAGAAGGACGTGACCGACCTGCCCCTGGGCTTCGAGAACTTCAGGGACTGA